TCTATGCGGATGGAAGGAGGTTGGGGTGGGACATTATTTTCCCAAAATATATACTACTTCACCAAAACGTCgataatactaaataaaatttttaaatcataaaaaaaataaatataattacaacatatttttttaaaaaaaggacGGGGGGTGGGGGCGCAATTTTCTGACGGCAACTTGGAGTAGGAAAGTGTTGTCCCTTTATTGGTAGTTAATTTATAACTGATTGGGTATTCCTTATCAGTAAAAAGGTAAACTGCGTTAAGAGGGTCACATGACGTCACGGATCTGATGCGTCGCTTTTTAACAGAGGCGCAGTGTAGAGAGTTTGTGTCGCCATATTCACGTGTGCTGTACTTCACCCTCGCCGGCGCGCTTTCAGTGTCTTCTTTTCCTTATCTTATCTCACCTAAAAACACTTTACTTACtgtgaataaatatattatgagaatttattttgaaaattgatatataaatattttatttattatttaaaaaattatgcatattcgtttcaaatgaaaaataattttatagtttttggaCGATAAGGTGACAATAactactttaattttgttaaatttaaattttatatatgtattttaaaaattgtagaaTTAGCAGATgagtaaagtaaataatttataaagcatattagttcataaaaatatttttaaaaatttttaaaaatatatatatatatattataatttagaaaaatacaatttaatcccctgtgatattgtaaatatgcaaattacctccctatgaaaaaaagttaacaatttaatccctgtattttttaagtttatcccctatgttttttaaaattaagcgtttatgagggtaaattgctttattttaaaaaaatacaggggataaattactatttttttcatagggtgTAATTTGTTcgtttgcaatatcacaaggggagtaaattgcattaaactcttacaatttataatataaaaggacATTTTGCATGGTcagtttaccataaaaattggataaaaatctaATGGATGCTAACATAATGAGCTCGATGTGGGACGAAtgttaaaatcatgaaagtatttataatattttaaataataataaaaagatatttgtaattataacaaacttaaaaaaaggTGACTGtgatttctcaaaaaaaaaataaataaataaataaaaagctttcatatattataaatgaaattcCAATCTACTATGTTCATGAAagcttttatttgatttgatgaaaACATATAAAGAATGTTAATAAGAAActgggaaaattgcatttttcttgcgggtaaattgcaatttagatacatgtgttttgaaaaatacgcAAATAActccttatgaaaaataaaatagtaatttatcctcctgtattttttaaaatgtagcaatttaccttcctatatttttaaaattgaatcaatttacctccctaattaatttacctccttaagCAGGGAgtaaattgattcattttttaaaatataggaggataaattgctatttattttttatagagggataatttactcatcTTTAATATCACAGGAGAATAAGTTGCATTaaaccctttttctttctaactTAGAGCTAGAGGGTATCTTCAAaagattttcaatttatttgttcCTTTTAACTTTTGTTAGAAATTTAATGGTATAAATTCACGTGTTAATTACTTATCCTGATGATATCAAAAGTCGGAGAGGAAGGGCCAAAGGGTATGAGGCCACTGCATCTGCATCCTGATGATCAAAGCGGAAAGAGGTAGAAACAAACGAGTGTGACTGAGATCAAAGGGGAAATCCCTGAATTGATTATTCATCCCTCTAACATTTAGATTTACGGTCTAAATCTCATCTCTTCGATTAATGGTCTAGATTCGATTTCATTTATTctgatatataatatgaaaatatataaatttaaagttcATATAATAccataattatagaatttgaaaacaaatatctcaaaaaatGGACAAGACACAATAGACAGAGAACATCAATCGAAAAGTGTAGAGTAACATGATTTGTTTGCAATATGCACAAAGTAAAAGTTAATTAGGGACCACAAACCTTTTAAGCTTGTGCAGCTGCCCAACTctatttggcataattattcACTTGTACCCAAATGCTGCTAAAAGCTGCCAGTTATAACCCTTCTCTACTTCNNNNNNNNNNNNNNNNNNNNNNNNNNNNNNTCTCCTACCTCAAGTGCCACAGCTTTTTAACTGCAATCATTCATTGTAAACTGTAAAATCTTTATATAGATCGaatgtaatatatttcaaattcttttaattccCTCATATTTAAATCGTTCTACCCAAATACAAACTTCGCTCtttcaatattaattgatgGAAATCATCTTCACCTGATATCTTAAGCGCCACTGATGCGTGGTTCATGAAAAAATGACCCATAAACATAATACAGGTCTATGAACAAGGAAACATTGGACTGGTTTCGACAATCTCATGCTTATTGAGCTCCAACATTGAACTTCAGGACGTATTCTGTGGTGCAGCTCCTTCCAATGTTGCTCTTATCTACTTCATCTGCCTGtctaaaagaataatactGCATAAAGTAGCTCAACAAGATACAGATAGAGAGGTTAAATCTGTCATTCTATTGCCCAAATGCTTGATGTTAGACTACTTggtgaaaaatatcattcactTGCCTAACTATGCTGCAGCAAAAAGATGGTCATGTAAGCCCAGAAATTTATGAAACAGCAACCAATCTTGTGATTTAACGGTATCCAATCTAAAACCATGTAAAGCTAAGAGTTGTTTTAGGTATCTCTGTAAGATTTGGGAAAAATGAGGTTGGGTTTGAAAAGGTGTTAAAACATCTATTGGAAAATGTAAAGAGTGTTTGGTATTAGTGTGGTTATATCGAAACCGGCTTCATTTTTGGGCTGGTTTTGCGAAACAAAGATTGCAAATAAAATTTCCATGCACACGCGCCATTTACAAGAGAATAGACACAATGTCAGAGTTCAGTAAAGCGCATGCATACGCAGATGGTGCAGAATTTCCAAACGGGATAGAGATGTATATActggagaaaaataaaaaatatcaagtaCTTAGCGTCAGGTATGTGCgtaatgaaagaaataaagagagacagcaaaagaaatgcaaatctTACCATTCTTTTGCTGATGTAAGGCTGTAACGACCTGAACATCTCTGATTGATTATAAGCTTTCCGGGGTGATTTATTTTCCATCTGGAATTCTTTCTAGATTCTTTTCTTGTGCTACACTGCCAAATTCTACCAAAAGTAGGGAGACAaatagcataaaatattggtACTAATATGTTTGTTCAAGTTCTTTTCACTCTACCCAAGCAGCTCCAACACGTTTTGGTTTCAACCTTGAGAACTTCCCTGCTTTAGAGGAAACACGATCCCTCAGTTTTGGACTCCATGCACGATGAGGCTCATTTCCTTTTGCTTCATCAAACCAAGGTGGAGGTGCTCCAGTCTGAACATTTCCTTAGACGGCTTCTCGAGATGTAGAAGAAATTTGCGACATCTAAACCTGTATGAAAAAAGAACAGaggtaaataattaataataggaGATTTAAAATCCTGTAATACTACATTAAGATAGCAAGACATAAACAAGgcattgaatatatatatatatatatatatatctcacaGAAAGGCAATGGTATCAAGTGATATCAATCAGACATAGAAACAGGAAGCACGAGACTTTGAGgtaaataaatacaagaaatttgaaaaacaccAGGAAAGTAACAAAGTACCCAGAGATATGTTCCCTGTTAACTATTCTTAGTCCTGGATAAACCTGCTTGAGAAATTTTAGACGCAACAAAGGATAACCCATGCTAATAAGCATAACAACAGGAATCCATCTAAATAAGGAACAACGATTATGGCCTAATAGTCATGCCCAAGAATAAACTTACAGAACCACTGATAAGATGAGCATTCCCTGGCAAGTGGATTGGAGCATGGTGATTATCAATGTCACCTGGTAGGCACATCAGGAAATATAGATTAGCAAGACCATCTGCAATCCTGCCCTGCTGNNNNNNNNNNNNNNNNNNNNNNNNNNNNNNNNNNNNNNNNNNNNNNNNNNNNNNNNNNNNNNNNNNNNNNNNNNNNNNGGCATTGCTCATTTGTATGCCCCCCTACAGATAAATAGGAAAAGAAGGACCAGCCTCTGAGACCGAAGATAATACTGAACTGGGTACCTGTGCTCTCTCGGTCGTATAGCTATCTAAAGGTACAACACCATTTGTAATGGAGAAATTAAGGATATCGACATGATTTGGTTTAAAGCTATTAACATAGTTACCCATTCAGTTCAGTATAGATATTATTCAATGGTCCAACAACAGGTCCAACTGATCCGACTTTAGCAGCTTCAGTCTTCAATGACTTGCAATTTTCCCCCGCTGCAAGCACTGAACCAAAGGGACCACAATATTGCTACAGAGTTGTACAGGTGCCATAACATATAAAGATTTGAAGCAATAGAAGAATAGTAAAACAATTAACTAAATAGGATCAAGTATGGAGATAGCCAAAAGAGCTTACattaatatatctatataccCAGCTCTTTACGGTAATAGAATAGTTTAAAATCTAGAATATAACCTGCATAATCATACTTCTTAAAATGCATGTCCCAAAGAACACTTGGATGCCTGGACACAAAAACTTCCAGGTTCTGGAGAGTAAGTGAGTCTGCATCTGTGATCAAGTTTACGACCAACAGTTAGCACAGAGCAACCAAACAGGTGTGTTATTAGTCGAGAGAAGGATAGCCATCGATTTAATCAGAGAATTCACGAAGGGAAGTCCAATTTCAGATAAAAAGTTCTTGTAAGATTGATATCTGCATAAGGAGGCAAATGAACCCGAAAAAGTACCCACAAAACCCAGCTGCCTAGCAGCGCTGGCCGAAATCAGCTATCATTATGGATATTGTTTTGACTTCCCTCATTTCATTCAATTAGCAACATTTCCCCCATTATCGAAAGCCGCTGATAGCATAGTAGAAAGGTACATGGTACTGTTCTGGATATAGTTTCTAACAAGGCTGGGTACAGATGTATAGTTTCTAACAAGGCTGGATATAGTTTCTAACAAGGCTGGATATAGTTTCTAACAAGATAGAAGTGATTTTCTTAAGCCAAATGACAATaagcaagaaaaaatattaattgatataattttatccccacaaaagaggggggggggggggaaagtTTGCAAGGCTATGGGTACAGATGTATGTTAGGAGCataaaataaagggtaaattatattttgccatccGAACTATAaccgtttttacactttggcatctaaacttttttttgtgtcaacttaccatctcaactttgcgaaatttgcactttaccaTATATGACCATTTTtctgttgatttttttgacgaaaaatattgcatactgtacatatgtgaaaaatatcacatcatataACCCTTAAATAGCACATGGACACTACATGTAATgcttttttcacaaaaaactTGTGAAAAAATAGCAAAGTGCAGAATTTCTTATAGTTGAGATGCTaagttgacataaaaaaaagtttagataccaaagtgtaaaaacggtCATAATTTGGACGGCAAAATGTAACTAACCCTAAAATAAAACTACCTACAGTTTCCTAACATCAGATGTGTGCTTTCATATAATCAACAATATAAACTCATATCCATATTTCATGTTAGAGATGTTGTGTTTCGTGTTTCATGATGCTCAATTTCCTgatattattactttaaataatttgtgttaAACTCCAGACATATCAATCAGAATTCTATATGTTAGCAATATATGCACGAGTGGAGTACCATACTGTATATACACAACATTATGAAGTTGCTATATTCGAAATTACATTAGGTTAATCCACCTAAGAAATGCCAAACATGTCGGCCGCCGAGGACCTAAAAAATGTAACAAAGGGTAGTAACAGGAACAGCaacaactatatcattttctgATAGTCAAAAGAATGAAGTACATTTATTTACTGACCAAGCGAAGTGGCTGTTGAGCTCAAGAATATATCAATTAGGATGGATCAGTGTTTAAAAGTATGGAAATACTTTAAAAAGCTCAATGTCTGTACATTCCAAGGATATgttttcctaattttcttatcaatctttatttataacattttttagCATAAATTATCAAGTTTCAAATTCATCTAAGTAGTTTTGGATACAAGATTATCTTTTTCATTCGCgtgactttttttttcaaattgagaATTTAACTGTATTTAGATTACACAATTTCacaaatttcttataaatatttatatttacagaATTCATGGAACCAGACTTACAAACCTCACAAACTTGTTTCTTGAAGCATCAATGCAAACACAACATTTTCAAGACTACTAGACAATTAATGTGGGTAAAGAGTGAACCTTCTTCCAGTTTGAGCTTTTTAGCTTGTTGTGGTGCCAACcttttcaaaacaaaacagTCGTTTAGGCTCGGAGGGAAATTAGGTAATCCTTCCTCAATCTCCATCTACGTTCAAGTCAATTGCCCATCAAGAACCATGTTTCACACAAAATATGCAGGAATAGAAAAATAGGCAAGGCAGGTGGTAGAAGAACTGTAATAACTACAATCCTACtatatacattataataaattaaaacatataagaaaattgatgaGTTTTAGCCATGTGCATTAGCATTAACTCTTGGAATTGACTTATCACAATCAATTACCTCATATGGCTCCTTGAAAGCCTGCTCTTGGTGGAATCAAGTTTCTACCTCCAGTTCAAAACACCAGCTATAAACCAGTAAAACACTCTTCACAGCCGTAAGAAACATATAACTGCAAGCATGGGAATATTTAAATCATCTGGTTCTTAGACTCCATTCCAAAATGCAGCACAAGCATTACAAGCAAGTGGAATCCACCCTGCTATAACCTCGTTCCTTTTTAATGTTGTTATTCTCCATAATCATCCTGATTTCGTCAGCATCATTCCATCTGCCAGCATCAGCATACATATTGTAAAGCAAGATATAAGGGCCTGAGCTCTCTGGCTCAAGCCTCATTAATGCTTCAGCTGCAACTTTAGCCAACTCCACATTATGGTGCACCCTGCAAGCGCCCAGTAACGCCCCCCAGACAGCCTTGTCTGGCTCAATTGGCATACGACTGATAATATCCATGGCCTCCTCAACCTGTCCATGTCTACCAACAACATCCACAAGGGAAGCAAAATGTTCAGCTCTTGGTTCAATTCCAAAATCGGAAATCATGGATCTAAAATATGACCTGCCTTCTTCCACCAGACCACCGTGAGCACAAGCACTCAAAACTGATATGAATGTGATATAAGTTGGTGTCACTTTAGACCACTTCATCGATTCAAAAAGTTCTAATGCCTCTTTTGCAAAACCATGAGATGCATATCCTCCTATCATGGCATTCCAAGAGATTACATCCTTTTGAAGGTTCATCTCATTGAAGACAGTCTTTGCTTCGGATATCGCCCCACATCTAGCATACATGGTTATGAGAGAATTACTTAAAGGTATATCAGGTAACACTAGTTTGGTGACCAATTGATGAATTTGCATGCCCAGGTGCTGAGCAACGGATTCAGCACAAATGCTAAGAAGTGAAGACAGAGTATGTCGGTCTGGCTTCTCTCCTTCTGCTTGCATTTGAACAAAATGTTTGACAGCTTCTTTAAAACctgcatttttttcatatccaGCTATTATAGTATTCCAAGAAACCCGATTCTTTTGAGGCATTCTTTCAAAATACTGGAGTGCAAGTTCCATCTTTCCTGCCTGTGCAAACCCAAACACTATTGAATTCCATGATAAGGCATCTGGAGTTCCCATTTTAGAGAAGAGTTCAGTAGCCGTTTCCATATCTGACACATGAACATAGCCACTAATCATTGTATTCCAAGAAATAGTGTCTCGGACCTCCATCTGATTAAACAACTCCCTTGCAGATGCCATATCCCCAGCTTTCACATATGACATAATCATTGAATTCCATGAGATCACATTTCTTTCAAACCTTGTGCTTCCCCCACTTCCACTATCACTGCGTACGGGTATCTGATTGAAAAGGCGCCGAGCATCTTCAACCCTTCCTTTCTGACCATACCCAGCAATCAAAGTATTATAAGCATGTATTAAGTCCTCTTTCCTATTGCCCATTGTCCCATATTCAAATAAGACCTTTTCAGCCTCATCCAAATCATCATTCTGAATCAAGCCAGACACAAGGGCACTGAGCGATGCTGCATCTCGTCTCNNNNNNNNNNGCTCTGAAGCTCTCTTTACATCACCATCTTTCAGGTAACCCGTTATCATTGCATTCCAAGAAACCACATTCTTCTCTGGCATACTATTAAACAGCCTCAAAGCATCTTCCATCCTTCCATTCTTGGCGTACCCACTAATCATAGTGTTCCAAGAAACAAAAGTCCTTTCAGGCATCTTATCAAACAGGTTCCTACCCTCATCTAGATACCTCATCCCACGACATGACACATAACCTGAAATCATTAAATTCCACGACACCACATCCTTCTCAggaatttcatcaaaaaatctCCGGGCTTTTGCAATCTGGCGATGTTGAATGTACCCACTAAGCATTGAATTCCAAGTGATAGTGTTCCTATGGAacaatttatcaaacaatGTTCTCGCATCTTCAAGTCGTCCACCTCGAATTAATTCTGTGATCTTTTTGTTAGCAAAATGGAgttctcgaggtccttgagACAACCTAGTTTGTAGTGTTGAGAACACCAAATTAGCATGAAATTGCCATGGTTGTGCAGTCCAGAGCCCCGGCCAATGCAGTGGCATACCTGAAAAATGTAATAGCATAAATATGGCAAAGTTTATAAAACAATTTTTACACTATAATCACATCAGGGCACTCATAAAATCAGAGAGAATCCTCCATTTTCTGCTTTTATTTAATCTCTGCAATTTGGGTTGGGTAATTTTGAAGAATTATGAATCCACTGATATATAGGCCACGGTATGTAAGAATGGGAATGGATTATGTATGATAgatcaaaaaaaaatgatttattatgCATCCAAGATCCACTATTTTCTGTTTAGTTGGACCTTTGAAATGTCTGGTATCCCTTTTGCACATGATAATCATGTCTTTGGTTCAGTGTTTGAACATGAACTTCtctaacaaaaagaaaaaataactcattattttaaatatgaaactGTAAAGGACAGGGCTCAGGGTTATTTTAATTGCACAATCCATCTGGGCCATCAACCAAGGATTATAGATCGCAAGCCCCCCGATTGGATACAGAATCACCCAACATAGTCTGCAAACGTTCTAACCAATCAGTGGAGTGAGCTTGATTGTGAATCACATCACCCACAATCCTTCAAAGCAAACATGGGCATGTATTATTGAAGTGGATACAAGTGTACCTACAGTTGAGAACCAACTTCAATTGAATTCTGAAAGCTTAAAGCTTACATCATAACTAAACGAGGCATTTATATTACTATAACTTGTTTGCTTTGAAGCATTAAGCTTGAATTTGATTGGCTTACCGATCAAGTCTAATCCTATATTTGGTTCAATACATGATAATGTCCCAGCCCGGAATCCAACCCAATGAATTATGGATTTATAATCCAGCTGCCCACATGGGACTAcgattttcttttcctgtttTGTCCTTGTTAAAGGGCCCAAACATAAACTAACCAACTTGATGTTGAAGTGTGTGCAACGGCTGGTTAAAGTCCCCAAGCTCAGCTAATACGCAGAGAAAGAGGTTAGAGCATAAACAGAAAACATACCGTACTCGAGATATTTAGCCACACGACACATAGATCCATTGACAACATTACTGGTGATGAGAGAGGCATGAATATATGACAAATTTAAATGtcatttaaaatgtaaatattgtctccaataaaatatatatatataatataatatacctTAAACTGCGTATCAAATTGGACAAAAAAGACATATTAAACATTATCACAGGTAGCcatttacatttataaaaagtgCATGCTATCaaatatgaaacaaaaaagaaagaaacaaaaaataat
This Sesamum indicum cultivar Zhongzhi No. 13 linkage group LG5, S_indicum_v1.0, whole genome shotgun sequence DNA region includes the following protein-coding sequences:
- the LOC105162128 gene encoding pentatricopeptide repeat-containing protein At1g62260, mitochondrial — protein: MSLTRLQSKLSDVTFYLKAPMLLLPEHMHQIAFGVRLIAMFSSSTTTSLGMPLHWPGLWTAQPWQFHANLVFSTLQTRLSQGPRELHFANKKITELIRGGRLEDARTLFDKLFHRNTITWNSMLSGYIQHRQIAKARRFFDEIPEKDVVSWNLMISGYVSCRGMRYLDEGRNLFDKMPERTFVSWNTMISGYAKNGRMEDALRLFNSMPEKNVVSWNAMITGYLKDGDVKRASEXXXXRRDAASLSALVSGLIQNDDLDEAEKVLFEYGTMGNRKEDLIHAYNTLIAGYGQKGRVEDARRLFNQIPVRSDSGSGGSTRFERNVISWNSMIMSYVKAGDMASARELFNQMEVRDTISWNTMISGYVHVSDMETATELFSKMGTPDALSWNSIVFGFAQAGKMELALQYFERMPQKNRVSWNTIIAGYEKNAGFKEAVKHFVQMQAEGEKPDRHTLSSLLSICAESVAQHLGMQIHQLVTKLVLPDIPLSNSLITMYARCGAISEAKTVFNEMNLQKDVISWNAMIGGYASHGFAKEALELFESMKWSKVTPTYITFISVLSACAHGGLVEEGRSYFRSMISDFGIEPRAEHFASLVDVVGRHGQVEEAMDIISRMPIEPDKAVWGALLGACRVHHNVELAKVAAEALMRLEPESSGPYILLYNMYADAGRWNDADEIRMIMENNNIKKERGYSRVDSTCL